The genome window ttatatagaCTAGCGTTTTGGTGGTGATCAGACCTGCTagcaagtgataatgcagcctaagatggagctcGCTTGCCTAGTGaatttggatttaaaaaaaccccttgggaactttgattttgcgggataaaattAGCCTAAAGCCTTAGCCTAGTCCAAGTATAtgtaggtacccatgcaaaaaatcacgttgatccgctgcggcgtgattgaaggaaaaaacaacaaacaaatgcGAAAATTTTGGTACTAACATTTTTGACAATTTATGAAATGGTTTGTATGTCCCCATAGGTCCGGATCCAAACGATGCCCGGCTTCGCGTCGACGCTGCGCGAGGCGTGGCCCAAGATGGTGCAGCACGAGGGCTACGGCACGTTCTACAAGGGGCTGGTGCCGCTGTGGGGGCGCCAGATCCCCTACACCATGATGAAGTTCGCCTGCTTCGAGAAGACGCTCGAGCTGCTCTACCGCGTGAGTATACCGTAATAGAAATCGGAAGAATTATTaagataaacttttaaaagtacttaatcttaaaatttaatatatcGCAGTCGCAGTAATTTGttacttaaaataaacttttttttactcAGTACGTGGTGCCGAAGCCTCGCGACCAGTGCACGAAGGGCGAGCAGCTGGTGGTGACGTTCGCGGCCGGCTACATCGCCGGCGTGTTCTGCGCCATCGTCTCGCACCCCGCCGACACCGTCGTCTCCAAGCTCAACCAGGTACATTCAGTATGGCGCCGAAGCCCCGCGACCAGTGCTCGAAGGGCGAGCAGCTGGTGACGTTCGCGGCCGGCTACATCGCCGGCGTGTTCTGCGCCATCGTCTCGCACCCCGCCGACACCGTCGTCTCCAAGCTCAACCAGGTACATTCAGTATGGCGCCGAAGCCCCGCGACCAGTGCTCGAAGGGCGAGCAGCTGGTGACGTTCGCGGCCGGCTACATCGCCGGCGTGTTCTGCGCCATCGTCTCGCACCCCGCCGACACCGTCGTCTCCAAGCTCAACCAGGTACATTCAGTATGGCGCCGAAGCCCCGCGACCAGTGCTCGAAGGGCGAGCAGCTGGTGACGTTCGCGGCCGGCTACATCGCCGGCGTGTTCTGCGCCATCGTCTCGCACCCCGCCGACACCGTCGTCTCCAAGCTCAACCAGGTACATTCAGTATGGCGCCGAAGCCCCGCGACCAGTGCTCGAAGGGCGAGCAGCTGGTGACGTTCGCGGCCGGCTACATCGCCGGCGTGTTCTGCGCCATCGTCTCGCACCCCGCCGACACCGTCGTCTCCAAGCTCAACCAGGTACATTCAGTATGGCGCCGAAGCCCCGCGACCAGTGCTCGAAGGGCGAGCAGCTGGTGACGTTCGCGGCCGGCTACATCGCCGGCGTGTTCTGCGCCATCGTCTCGCACCCCGCCGACACCGTCGTCTCCAAGCTCAACCAGGTACATTCAGTATGGCGCCGAAGCCCCGCGACCAGTGCTCGAAGGGCGAGCAGCTGGTGACGTTCGCGGCCGGCTACATCGCCGGCGTGTTCTGCGCCATCGTCTCGCACCCCGCCGACACCGTCGTCTCCAAGCTCAACCAGGTACATTTGGTATGGCGCCGAAGCCCCGCGACCAGTGCTCGAAGGGCGAGCAGCTGGTGGTGACGTTCGCGGCCGGCTACATCGCCGGCGTGTTCTGCGCCATCGTCTCGCGCCCCGCTGACACGACTGCGAGACAGCGCGTATTTACTGTGTACGTAATGACTGTGCGAGGCAGTACGAGTTAGTGACTATGTGAGGCAGTACGTATTTACAGTGACTGCGAGGTAAGACGAGTTAGTGACTATATGAGAAAGTACGTATTTACAGTGCAGGGCAGACGACTTAGTGACTGTGCGAGacagtacctacgtatttacaGTGACTCTGCGAGGCATGTCTTTAATGGCTTTGCTTAGGCGAAATTCGCAGCCGGCTACATCGCCGGCGTGTTTTACTCCATCGTATCGCGCCCCGCCGACACCGTCGCGTCGTGACTGCGAGACAGCGCGTATTTACTGTGTACATTATGCGAGACAAGACGAGTTAGTGACTGTGCAAGGCAGGACGTGTTGGTGACTATGTGAGGCAGTACGTATTTACAGTGACTGCGAGGCAGGACGACTTAGTGACTGTGCGAGacagtacctacgtatttacaGTGACTGCAAAAAGTTTGCGAGGCAGAACGTGTTTAATGGCTTTGCTTAGGCGAAATTACTTGAAATCCTTAATGGGGAATTTAATTACTGAATAAAACTTGAGCATTTATAACGTTTTATTATGATTTAGTGTAACACGTGTACCACCCGCGGTTCCAGGATAAGACGGCGACGGTGGGCTCCATCATCGGCAAGCTGGGCATGGCGGGCGTGTGGAAGGGGCTGGGGCCCAGGATCGTGATGATCGGTACCCTCACCGCGCTGCAGTGGTTCATCTACGACGCAGTCAAGGTTCGTGCGATACAATACTATAGGGAttatgactactagtcaaatgggcgactttttatcaagcGTCAAAGCGTTCGCTCAGTAACGGCGATTGTAGATGTGACTTCATAAAcctttgacgtactttttagggttccgtacctgaaaaagaacccttatatatagtctgtctgtttatatatctgtctgtctgtcaagaaagacctagaatcatgaaatttagcagataggttggtcttatagcacgcataagggaaaaatttgaaaaccgtgaatttgtgataaaccaaaacaaaaattttaaaatgtgtccatgaacaaatattgctattttcaactttcaaagtaagataactatagcaagtggggtatcatatgaaagggctttacctgtacattctaaaatagattttaatgcataatagtttttgattcatcatacaaaatgtcaaaaaaatgcaACTGTAGCACGgtgccctcgttgcgcgagtctgactcgcacttggtttttttaattaaatctgtaatttaaaatggtttgaTTGGATGAATGGttgcttttaaaataatttagtaaaGAATGCTGTTTCTACCGAGGTAAAGGTTGCTTTAACAAACATAcgttcgcatattttataatattagcttatgctcgcgacatcgtccgcctacactaatttcaaataatagctatctatctgcatgccaaatttcagcccgatccgtccagtagtttgagttgtgcgtgatagatcagtctgtcagtcagttagttagttttgttttagggttttccttttatatacacaGATGAGTAGATTCACAGATTAGTTACCTAATAATTTTTAGAATTCTCAATGATTACTATCAATAACCAATTGTTCCTACCGAAATAATGTTATGTGGACAAAACAACTTATGAGGCCAATAATAACTTGTTCAAAAACCATCCTTATTCCTTCTAGTACTAATACCATTTTCCCACACACAGGTATGGTTGAGAATGCCGCGGCCGCCGCCCCCGGAGATGCCCGAGTCTATGCGACTGAGGCTGGAGGCTGAAGAAGCAGCTAAGTCTAAGTGAACTAGTACAATTGTGTAGACTAGAACATCGTATGGCGTTGGAGAAGCTAGGAACACACTAATAACAAAATACGCGATTATGTGTTATGTGCCTAATTCTGTGTACACACCGTATCTAAATAAGTAAATCCTTCATCTTTCACTCctttattggggccgattctcttgtacacaaaatctaaagtaaactaaattaacaggtctaaatctagtgctatccctttccgcaagcaacattatgaaagggatagcaatagattttgGTTGGATttgttttggtttagtttagagattgtgtacaacggaattagtcaCTTTGTCACTCAAACTAAATTGATAGGTGTAAACTAAAGTTGTAGGTAAATATAGTGTTATCCTTTTCTGCTGGGAGCAttgtgaaagagatagcaatatatttagatttgatttTAGTAAAGAGATTGTGTGCACCAGAACTAgcatattattagtatgtttcCGGCCTATATGTTTTTACAACTTCACTGTATATATTGTGTAGATAAAATATGATATGATCATATTTTAAAGTTAAAGAAATACAAGTAAAATGTTAAAAGCCGTCTCCATCCTGTTGGAGATACAATTATTACAAAGTAGACATATAGAACTTTTCACAATCATATGAAAGTAGCATAAGTGAATTATCATACAATGGAGCACCTGCTACCTTTCAAGTAAAGCCTTCTAAAAATCATATGCTGAAATCACAGGTTTATTGTTAAATCGTCCCaaacttttatcttttattgcttatgaaaatattacaaataaattTAAGTAAGCACAGTAAAGTATTAACTTTCTTGCGAAAAATTGTAGGTGGTTCTCTGTAGCAAAtggtagtataagtcccgcaaattgctaatgcgcgtggccgccattttagtgacgtcagcacgactgaagtttcgagctgctgGTATATTTTGACTTAAATATTATATGTCAAAtgttgtcaaaatgacgtcatttcgatgttaatgatacatggttccagcgcaatagcaatttgcgtggcACATTCAATGCGTTACTGTGAAATTTCATGTGTGACATCACTGAAAAAAACAtcatcaaatgaaaatgattcaaAAGTAGAAAAATAG of Maniola hyperantus chromosome 26, iAphHyp1.2, whole genome shotgun sequence contains these proteins:
- the LOC117994138 gene encoding phosphate carrier protein, mitochondrial-like isoform X2 yields the protein MFSSLLEAARNSPFRGPLTNAHCEPALPASDTQGMAASAVVESCEFASPKYFALCGLGGILSCGITHTAVVPLDLVKCRLQVDPDKYRNVVNGFRVSVREEGMRGLAKGWAPTFIGYSLQGLCKFGFYEVFKVGYSGLLDEETAYAYRTFVYLAASASAEFIADIALSPLEAAKVRIQTMPGFASTLREAWPKMVQHEGYGTFYKGLVPLWGRQIPYTMMKFACFEKTLELLYRYVVPKPRDQCTKGEQLVVTFAAGYIAGVFCAIVSHPADTVVSKLNQDKTATVGSIIGKLGMAGVWKGLGPRIVMIGTLTALQWFIYDAVKVWLRMPRPPPPEMPESMRLRLEAEEAAKSK